The proteins below are encoded in one region of Triticum aestivum cultivar Chinese Spring chromosome 1B, IWGSC CS RefSeq v2.1, whole genome shotgun sequence:
- the LOC123121579 gene encoding uncharacterized protein: MISILAQERLLGFALGSVSMGGFVLHQRRAIYRSLADADAASGGASFSYQTSETTGRGVSAEMAHVWNKAVDETLGRLVVYLSSRGW; encoded by the exons ATGATCAGCATCCTCGCGCAG GAGCGCCTCCTCGGGTTCGCCCTGGGCTCCGTCTCCATGGGTGGTTTCGTCCTCCACCAGCGCCGCGCCATCTACCGCTCCCTTGCCGACGCCGACGCGGCCTCTGGGGGCGCATCCTTCTCCTATCAG ACAAGCGAGACCACCGGTAGAGGAGTTTCAGCTGAGATGGCTCACGTATGGAACAAGGCAGTGGACGAGACACTTGGCCGGCTTGTTGTGTATCTTAGCTCTCGTGGATGGTAA